A single window of Mangifera indica cultivar Alphonso chromosome 18, CATAS_Mindica_2.1, whole genome shotgun sequence DNA harbors:
- the LOC123202060 gene encoding E3 ubiquitin-protein ligase APD2-like translates to MAEPDHSSASTSGSSTSRDSSGAGAASTISSLNSSPVTEEEEETHHNHDAHRFGPSELEHQNFGFAYRGNFSAFDDASPVVSDDTWSCIIVVLTFWFFVSMTLILGVYGAANVRLGRNASILIQPNPFFVQTVKVEELDGTKPGPQLYGFYKSPPLDVVTTWSESYSVSVPANSHKEWIHFLNEGSQINITYCVKSPSSSVFLIIAQGNEGLAQWLEDPTYPNTTLSWNVIRGGGMIHQYIYSSSSYYVAVGNLNSEEVEVQLNLGIRGFLYNTTEAYYKCTFSQGLCSLSVLFPKGNNIVLTSPGTERNTTSEDWYVRVSYGPRWLTYVIGIGGMTLLMLVAFNFLNKFQFTREDGAGVRYGNIESARAPLLSHKDDDLSSWGSSYDSVSNDERDLEEFLATSGLEGKSIKDGENVNNTRRLCAICFDAPRDCFFLPCGHCVACFECGTRIAEVAGTCPVCRRNMKKVRKIFTV, encoded by the exons ATGGCGGAGCCAGATCACAGTTCAGCTTCTACTTCGGGATCTTCAACCAGTAGAGACTCTTCAGGTGCAGGCGCTGCTTCGACGATTTCTTCTTTGAATTCATCACCAGTgactgaagaagaagaggaaactCATCATAATCATGATGCTCATCGATTTGGACCGTCAGAATTAGAGcatcaaaattttggatttgCTTATCGAGGAAACTTCTCAGCTTTTGATGATGCATCGCCGGTTGTTAGTGATGACACTTGGTCTTGCATAATCGTTGTCCTCACCTTTTGGTTCTTCG TCTCAATGACTCTAATCCTGGGAGTTTATGGTGCGGCAAATGTAAGGCTTGGTCGTAATGCATCCATTCTCATACAACCCAACCCCTTTTTTGTGCAGACCGTCAAG GTGGAAGAGTTAGATGGGACAAAGCCTGGACCTCAGTTATATGGGTTTTATAAGTCCCCACCTCTTGATGTAGTAACTACTTGGTCAGAAAGTTATAGTGTCTCTGTCCCAGCTAATTCTCACAAG GAATGGATTCATTTTCTTAATGAAGGTTCTCAAATTAACATTACATACTGTGTAAAGTCTCCAAGCTCTTCTGTGTTCCTCATAATTGCCCAAG GAAATGAAGGCCTTGCTCAATGGCTTGAGGACCCAACATATCCCAACACCACTCTATCATGGAATGTTATCCGTG GAGGTGGGATGATCCATCAGTACATATACTCATCTTCAAGTTACTATGTTGCAGTAGGTAACTTGAACTCAGAGGAGGTAGAG GTGCAATTGAACCTAGGAATAAGGGGTTTCCTGTATAATACAACTGAAGCTTATTACAAGTGTACTTTCAGTCAGGGCCTGTGTAGTTTGAGTGTTTTGTTTCCTAAGGGAAACAATATTGTCTTAACCTCTCCTGGTACAGAAAGG AACACAACCAGTGAGGATTGGTATGTTAGAGTTTCTTATGGACCAAGATGGCTCACATATGTTATTGGCATAG GTGGAATGACTTTGCTCATGTTGGTGGCCTTCAACTTTTTAAACAAATTCCAATTTACACGTGAAGATGGAGCAGGAGTTCGATATGGGAATATTGAATCTGCAAGAGCACCTTTGCTTTCCCACAAAGATGATGATCTCTCAAGTTGGGGTTCATCTTATGATTCTGTCTCAAATGATGAGCGGGATCTTGAAGAGTTTCTGGCTACTTCTGGCCTTGAAGGGAAGTCAATAAAAGATGgtgaaaatgttaataataCTCGCCGTCTTTGTGCAATTTGCTTTGATGCTCCAAGGGACTGTTTCTTCCTCCCATGTGGGCATTGCGTGGCTTGTTTTGAATGTGGAACAAG GATAGCAGAGGTTGCTGGTACTTGCCCTGTTTGTCGGAGAAATATGAAGAAAGTTAGGAAAATTTTTACGGTGTAA
- the LOC123201890 gene encoding LOW QUALITY PROTEIN: probable pyridoxal 5'-phosphate synthase subunit PDX1 (The sequence of the model RefSeq protein was modified relative to this genomic sequence to represent the inferred CDS: inserted 1 base in 1 codon), translating to MAGTGVVAVYGNGALTETKKSPFSVKVGLAQMLRGGVIMDVVTPEQARIAEEAGACAVMALERVPADIRTQGGVARMSDPQLIKEIKQSVTIPVMAKARIGHFVEAQILEAIGIDYVDESEVLTPADEENHINKHNFRIPFVCGCRNLGEALRRIREGAAMIRTKGEAGTGNVIEAVRHVRSVMGDIRVLRNMDDDEVFTFAKKIAAPYDLVMQTKQLGRLPVVQFAAGGXATPADAAMMMQLGCDGVFVGSGVFKSGDPVKRAQAIVRAVTHYSDPEVLAEVSCGLGEAMVGLNLKDEKVERFASRSE from the exons ATGGCAGGAACCGGGGTGGTAGCTGTCTACGGTAACGGCGCGCTAACGGAGACCAAGAAATCTCCTTTCTCTGTCAAAGTAGGCCTTGCTCAGATGCTCCGTGGCGGCGTCATAATGGACGTCGTTACTCCGGAGCAAGCACGTATCGCCGAAGAAGCTGGCGCTTGTGCAGTCATGGCTCTTGAGCGCGTCCCTGCCGATATCCGCACTCAAGGTGGCGTGGCTCGTATGTCAGACCCACAACTTATTAAAGAAATCAAACAGTCCGTTACAATCCCCGTCATGGCCAAGGCCCGGATAGGCCACTTTGTTGAGGCTCAAATTCTAGAAGCCATTGGGATTGATTACGTGGACGAAAGCGAAGTTTTAACTCCAGCCGACGAAGAGAACCACATAAACAAACACAACTTTCGGATTCCCTTCGTTTGCGGTTGCCGGAACTTAGGCGAGGCCCTGCGGCGGATTCGCGAAGGCGCTGCGATGATACGGACCAAGGGCGAGGCTGGGACGGGGAACGTTATCGAAGCCGTTAGGCATGTGCGGTCCGTGATGGGTGATATTAGGGTTTTGAGAAACATGGACGATGATGAGGTGTTCACTTTCGCAAAAAAGATTGCGGCGCCTTACGATTTGGTGATGCAGACAAAGCAGTTGGGGAGGTTGCCGGTGGTGCAATTTGCCGCCGGGG TGGCGACACCGGCAGACGCAGCGATGATGATGCAGCTTGGTTGTGACGGGGTTTTTGTTGGGTCGGGTGTGTTCAAGAGCGGAGACCCAGTGAAGCGGGCCCAGGCTATTGTACGGGCGGTGACACACTATAGTGACCCAGAAGTGTTGGCAGAGGTGAGTTGCGGGTTGGGTGAAGCCATGGTGGGGCTAAATTTGAAGGATGAGAAGGTGGAGAGGTTCGCCAGTCGATCCGAATAA